The Centroberyx gerrardi isolate f3 chromosome 7, fCenGer3.hap1.cur.20231027, whole genome shotgun sequence genome contains a region encoding:
- the LOC139925151 gene encoding zinc finger protein 646 isoform X3 encodes MAMHDMSRAKGFPCKECDMVCPSTPSLLEHMKAHYQQEETGRFECEQCGRIYKHAGSLANHKKSHEVGSFQCPVCTRTLPNAVALKNHLRIHTLSPSSAQTEEESEEVVEDGGHDERDYSLAQDLSDSFGRSHLNNSGMGHSVLQSHETDDHGKKGSPGSDDAWDRPFKCDQCDRTYRHHGSLVNHKKCHQQGTFKCSVCFKQFSNLAALNGHERTHSKFKTPGASMVSSSSSSSSLHDSERGSGNQSSQSDDAASCFCHLCQVALPNKADFQEHILLHNAASSSLGLSRSFPGIMPHNLSAVRSPAYTPALGDPLPLPPLPSDKRGPYDPIMGPPVNNPIYTCAYCGAGHPDLESLKVHYLTHDPHPGSHGQDSSILNSDGLSSGSQGSVSSPSGGRVPQANSPDDGERRFKCGECGKSYRHAGSLVNHKRSHQTGHYQCTICCKQYPHLAALHSHLRSHKGRPSNQPINNDSNDWLSTEPLTLDSQQSYVQEGSGATTPISLPGNLGDAAHFVPDGGHSSGLDSLEFHDRFDGSSLSQSNSAHRQADRHMCADCGEMYGDISGIKSHMCPRRGQQQQQQQQSNMSNGFMGNMNYHSPGGTSLPSGGSSTLKEGSSQRQYSQSGGKRMGNNDKDDEDDGEVYQCSVCGNHYASLRALRSHLRSHANNPTGAGPSSLEQDWRMICSTCGQSFSRKQDLLNHQLVHGPQRPDGQSQGIVGTSANGNDKMDGRNHICVDCGMFFADRHHLITHLCPGKNRASTLSKQGLNGAKGMSGGDGVSGGVAGGSRDVGGDGRRPMGDQSDRPHKCDQCGRGYRHPCSLLNHKKSHKTGVFRCLVCQKRYYNLLALKNHQRTHFDLKRHKCEECGKAFKIQKQLINHLRLHEEHRAKGLVRTGPNGSRFQQPGPSQMQSMRGESSKSQGMGVKYSHQAFKKPYSSAGTSRPQKFDPSEGGRRPFACDECGKTYRHAGSLANHKNLHKIGEYHCNVCNSTYPNRLAMKNHLRLHFAQKKHNCQECGKGFRTQKQLATHTTAGLCKGPQGPGAQMDFECDGCCEGFATADELAAHDCPAQHLPSSSAASVNSSTLSMESRGPVDLDSDERPYACDLCSCAYKHASSLLNHKHTHKTGDFRCNFCDKPYTNYMALRNHMRIHTQRKKHICHTCGKAFRLARFLRNHQKVHEEGATPFGCPSCGKSFQGRSGLARHRCGDNQVGMEGRRKAAAPAGEGEECRYTCDQCGRSYRHASSLLNHKNTHTVGIYHCAVCLKTYSNLLALKNHRRIHSETRRHRCHDCGKAFRVSSQLYNHRRVHQKQRELTCRSCQRAFPTQASFRLHMEITHGQTPQPRQPRAQQPRPGGSQDLGWGSGLDLTLMQAQGLDPNGMAKARSRGGNVGVIKSHVCDQCGRSYRHASSLLNHKNSHKTGTYFCNSCQKEFPNLMSLKNHRRIHTEPKRYQCPDCGKSFRVSTQLICHRRIHTKEKPFSCQQCDKRFSSKSNLRHHMKVHWSSSTAPPSMAMGAPNFLGMPGGPFI; translated from the exons ATGGCAATGCATGATATGAGCCGTGCCAAGGGTTTCCCCTGTAAAGAGTGTGATATGGTTTGCCCGAGTACTCCTAGTCTTCTAGAACATATGAAAGCACATTACCAGCAAGAAGAGACCGGACGTTTTGAGTGTGAACAGTGTGGCCGAATCTACAAGCACGCAGGAAGTTTAGCTAATCATAAAAAATCTCACGAAGTGGGTTCTTTCCAGTGTCCTGTTTGTACCCGTACCCTGCCTAACGCGGTGGCCTTGAAAAACCACCTGCGCATTCATACGTTATCCCCCAGTAGCgcacagacagaagaagagagtgagGAGGTAGTTGAAGACGGAGGCCACGACGAGAGGGACTACAGCCTAGCCCAGGACCTCTCCGACAGCTTTGGGCGCTCCCATTTAAATAATAGTGGCATGGGCCATAGTGTCCTGCAGAGCCACGAGACAGACGACCACGGAAAGAAAGGCTCCCCCGGATCCGACGACGCCTGGGACAGGCCGTTCAAGTGCGATCAGTGCGACAGAACCTACCGGCACCACGGTAGTCTGGTGAACCACAAGAAGTGTCACCAGCAAGGAACTTTCAagtgctctgtgtgttttaaacagTTCAGCAACCTGGCTGCCCTCAACGGCCACGAGCGGACCCACTCCAAGTTCAAGACCCCCGGGGCGTCCAtggtgagcagcagcagtagcagcagcagcctccacGACTCGGAGCGCGGCAGCGGCAACCAGTCGTCCCAGAGTGACGACGCAGCCTCCTGCTTCTGCCACCTGTGCCAAGTAGCGCTGCCGAACAAGGCTGACTTCCAGGAGCACATCCTGCTGCACAACGCAGCCTCGTCCTCCCTTGGACTGTCCCGCAGCTTCCCAGGCATCATGCCTCACAATCTGAGTGCAGTTCGCTCCCCGGCGTACACCCCCGCCTTGGGGGACCCCCTGCCTCTGCCACCCTTACCCAGTGACAAAAGAGGACCATACGACCCCATAATGGGCCCTCCAGTTAACAATCCCATCTATACTTGTGCTTACTGTGGCGCAGGCCACCCAGATCTAGAGAGCCTGAAGGTCCACTATTTGACCCACGATCCTCACCCTGGCTCCCACGGTCAGGATAGCTCCATCCTCAACTCAGACGGGCTGAGTTCTGGATCCCAGGGCTCGGTGTCGTCTCCCTCCGGAGGTCGGGTGCCCCAGGCCAACTCCCCGGACGACGGAGAGCGCCGCTTTAAGTGCGGAGAGTGTGGCAAAAGCTACCGTCATGCAGGGAGCCTGGTCAACCACAAGCGCTCCCATCAGACGGGCCACTACCAGTGCACCATCTGCTGTAAGCAGTACCCTCACCTGGCAGCGCTGCACAGCCACTTGCGCAGCCACAAGGGGCGACCCTCCAACCAGCCCATTAATAACGACAGCAACGACTGGCTATCTACAGAGCCACTGACTCTGGACTCCCAGCAGAGCTACGTCCAGGAGGGCAGCGGTGCCACCACTCCTATCTCATTGCCAGGCAACCTGGGTGATGCTGCCCACTTTGTGCCAGATGGTGGCCACAGCAGTGGATTGGACTCTCTGGAGTTCCATGACCGCTTTGATGGCAGCTCGCTGTCCCAGAGCAACTCGGCGCACCGCCAGGCTGACAGACACATGTGCGCCGACTGCGGTGAGATGTATGGCGACATATCTGGCATTAAGTCGCACATGTGCCCCCGGCGaggccaacagcagcagcaacaacagcagagcAACATGTCAAACGGCTTCATGGGGAACATGAATTACCACAGCCCCGGTGGAACCTCGCTGCCCTCCGGAGGCTCCAGCACCCTGAAGGAAGGCAGCAGCCAGCGGCAATACTCTCAGAGTGGAGGCAAGAGAATGGGGAACAATGAcaaggatgatgaggatgatggagAGGTGTACCAGTGCTCAGTGTGCGGCAACCACTATGCCAGCCTCAGGGCCCTTCGGAGCCACTTGCGTAGTCATGCCAACAACCCGACAGGGGCAGGACCTTCTAGCCTGGAGCAGGACTGGAGGATGATCTGCTCCACCTGTGGCCAGAGCTTCTCCAGGAAGCAGGACCTGCTGAATCACCAGTTAGTCCATGGTCCTCAGAGGCCGGACGGGCAGTCCCAGGGCATTGTAGGCACCTCGGCCAATGGCAACGACAAGATGGATGGGCGCAACCACATTTGCGTTGATTGTGGCATGTTCTTTGCCGACCGCCACCACCTGATCACTCACCTGTGCCCCGGTAAGAATAGGGCCAGCACGCTGAGCAAGCAGGGCCTGAATGGAGCCAAAGGGATGTCCGGAGGAGATGGTGTCAGTGGTGGGGTTGCCGGGGGAAGCCGCGATGTCGGGGGCGATGGGCGAAGGCCGATGGGTGACCAAAGTGACAGGCCCCACAAGTGCGACCAATGTGGGCGAGGGTACAGACACCCCTGCTCCCTCCTCAACCACAAGAAATCCCATAAGACCGGTGTTTTCCGCTGCCTGGTGTGCCAGAAACGCTACTACAATCTGCTGGCTCTCAAGAATCACCAAAGGACCCATTTTGACTTGAAGAG GCACAAATGTGAAGAGTGTGGCAAGGCCTTCAAGAtccaaaagcagctgatcaaccACCTACGTCTCCACGAGGAGCACCGGGCCAAAGGCCTCGTTCGCACCGGCCCCAACGGTTCCCGCTTCCAGCAGCCTGGGCCGTCCCAAATGCAGAGTATGAGAGGAGAATCTTCCAAGAGCCAGGGAATGGGCGTTAAATACAGCCATCAGGCCTTCAAGAAACCCTATTCCTCAGCCGGAACTTCTAGGCCCCAGAAGTTTGACCCGTCTGAGGGGGGCCGCCGGCCTTTTGCCTGTGATGAATGTGGAAAGACGTACCGCCATGCGGGCAGCCTGGCCAACCACAAGAACCTCCACAAGATCGGGGAGTACCACTGCAATGTTTGCAACTCCACCTACCCCAACCGGCTGGCCATGAAAAACCACCTACGTCTCCACTTCGCCCAGAAGAAGCACAACTGCCAGGAGTGCGGCAAGGGCTTCCGCACTCAGAAGCAGCTAGCTACCCACACTACAGCCGGCCTGTGCAAAGGCCCACAGGGCCCCGGGGCCCAGATGGATTTTGAGTGCGACGGCTGCTGTGAAGGCTTCGCCACGGCCGATGAGCTCGCAGCCCACGATTGCCCAGCCCAgcacctcccttcctcctccgccgcctccgTCAACAGCTCCACCCTCAGCATGGAGAGCCGCGGACCCGTGGACCTGGATTCGGACGAGAGGCCCTACGCCTGTGACCTGTGCAGCTGCGCCTACAAGCACGCCAGCTCCCTGCTGAACCACAAGCACACCCACAAGACGGGGGACTTCCGGTGCAACTTCTGTGACAAGCCCTACACCAACTACATGGCGCTGCGCAACCACATGCGCATCCACACGCAGCGGAAGAAGCACATCTGCCACACGTGTGGGAAAGCCTTCCGTCTGGCCAGGTTCCTCCGCAACCACCAGAAGGTCCATGAGGAGGGCGCCACCCCCTTCGGCTGCCCCAGCTGTGGGAAGAGTTTCCAGGGGAGGTCCGGTCTGGCCAGGCACCGCTGCGGGGACAACCAGGTAGGCATGGAAGGCAGGAGGAAGGCCGCTGCACCCGCAGGAGAGGGCGAAGAGTGTCGGTACAC ATGTGATCAGTGCGGCCGCTCCTACCGCCATGCCAGCTCCCTCCTTAACCACAAGAACACCCACACCGTCGGCATCTACCACTGCGCCGTGTGCCTCAAGACCTACTCCAACCTGCTCGCCCTGAAGAACCACCGCCGTATCCACTCCGAGACGCGGCGCCACCGCTGCCACGACTGCGGCAAGGCCTTCCGCGTCTCCTCCCAGCTGTACAACCACCGCCGCGTCCACCAGAAGCAGCGGGAGCTGACCTGCCGGTCCTGCCAGCGCGCTTTCCCCACCCAGGCCAGCTTTAGGCTTCACATGGAGATAACCCACGGCCAGACGCCCCAGCCTCGCCAGCCCAGAGCCCAGCAGCCCCGGCCGGGGGGCTCCCAGGACCTGGGCTGGGGGTCGGGCCTGGACCTCACCCTGATGCAAGCGCAAGGACTCGACCCCAACGGCATGGCCAAAGCCCGCAGCCGCGGGGGCAACGTCGGGGTCATCAAGTCCCACGTTTGCGACCAGTGTGGCCGGTCCTACCGCCACGCCAGCTCCCTGCTGAACCACAAGAACAGCCACAAGACGGGGACCTACTTCTGCAACTCCTGCCAGAAGGAGTTCCCCAACCTGATGTCCCTCAAGAACCACCGGCGCATCCACACCGAGCCCAAACGCTACCAGTGCCCCGACTGCGGCAAGTCGTTCCGCGTTTCCACCCAGCTCATCTGTCACCGCCGCATCCACACCAAGGAGAAGCCCTTCTCCTGCCAGCAGTGTGACAAGCGCTTCTCCTCCAAGTCCAACCTGAGGCACCACATGAAGGTGCACTGGAGCAGCTCAACGGCGCCCCCTTCCATGGCCATGGGCGCGCCCAACTTCCTGGGTATGCCCGGCGGCCCCTTCATATAG
- the LOC139925151 gene encoding zinc finger protein 646 isoform X1, with amino-acid sequence MAMHDMSRAKGFPCKECDMVCPSTPSLLEHMKAHYQQEETGRFECEQCGRIYKHAGSLANHKKSHEVGSFQCPVCTRTLPNAVALKNHLRIHTLSPSSAQTEEESEEVVEDGGHDERDYSLAQDLSDSFGRSHLNNSGMGHSVLQSHETDDHGKKGSPGSDDAWDRPFKCDQCDRTYRHHGSLVNHKKCHQQGTFKCSVCFKQFSNLAALNGHERTHSKFKTPGASMVSSSSSSSSLHDSERGSGNQSSQSDDAASCFCHLCQVALPNKADFQEHILLHNAASSSLGLSRSFPGIMPHNLSAVRSPAYTPALGDPLPLPPLPSDKRGPYDPIMGPPVNNPIYTCAYCGAGHPDLESLKVHYLTHDPHPGSHGQDSSILNSDGLSSGSQGSVSSPSGGRVPQANSPDDGERRFKCGECGKSYRHAGSLVNHKRSHQTGHYQCTICCKQYPHLAALHSHLRSHKGRPSNQPINNDSNDWLSTEPLTLDSQQSYVQEGSGATTPISLPGNLGDAAHFVPDGGHSSGLDSLEFHDRFDGSSLSQSNSAHRQADRHMCADCGEMYGDISGIKSHMCPRRGQQQQQQQQSNMSNGFMGNMNYHSPGGTSLPSGGSSTLKEGSSQRQYSQSGGKRMGNNDKDDEDDGEVYQCSVCGNHYASLRALRSHLRSHANNPTGAGPSSLEQDWRMICSTCGQSFSRKQDLLNHQLVHGPQRPDGQSQGIVGTSANGNDKMDGRNHICVDCGMFFADRHHLITHLCPGKNRASTLSKQGLNGAKGMSGGDGVSGGVAGGSRDVGGDGRRPMGDQSDRPHKCDQCGRGYRHPCSLLNHKKSHKTGVFRCLVCQKRYYNLLALKNHQRTHFDLKRHKCEECGKAFKIQKQLINHLRLHEEHRAKGLVRTGPNGSRFQQPGPSQMQSMRGESSKSQGMGVKYSHQAFKKPYSSAGTSRPQKFDPSEGGRRPFACDECGKTYRHAGSLANHKNLHKIGEYHCNVCNSTYPNRLAMKNHLRLHFAQKKHNCQECGKGFRTQKQLATHTTAGLCKGPQGPGAQMDFECDGCCEGFATADELAAHDCPAQHLPSSSAASVNSSTLSMESRGPVDLDSDERPYACDLCSCAYKHASSLLNHKHTHKTGDFRCNFCDKPYTNYMALRNHMRIHTQRKKHICHTCGKAFRLARFLRNHQKVHEEGATPFGCPSCGKSFQGRSGLARHRCGDNQVGMEGRRKAAAPAGEGEECRYTYMISNPASLGPYACRNSDFSEVWTN; translated from the exons ATGGCAATGCATGATATGAGCCGTGCCAAGGGTTTCCCCTGTAAAGAGTGTGATATGGTTTGCCCGAGTACTCCTAGTCTTCTAGAACATATGAAAGCACATTACCAGCAAGAAGAGACCGGACGTTTTGAGTGTGAACAGTGTGGCCGAATCTACAAGCACGCAGGAAGTTTAGCTAATCATAAAAAATCTCACGAAGTGGGTTCTTTCCAGTGTCCTGTTTGTACCCGTACCCTGCCTAACGCGGTGGCCTTGAAAAACCACCTGCGCATTCATACGTTATCCCCCAGTAGCgcacagacagaagaagagagtgagGAGGTAGTTGAAGACGGAGGCCACGACGAGAGGGACTACAGCCTAGCCCAGGACCTCTCCGACAGCTTTGGGCGCTCCCATTTAAATAATAGTGGCATGGGCCATAGTGTCCTGCAGAGCCACGAGACAGACGACCACGGAAAGAAAGGCTCCCCCGGATCCGACGACGCCTGGGACAGGCCGTTCAAGTGCGATCAGTGCGACAGAACCTACCGGCACCACGGTAGTCTGGTGAACCACAAGAAGTGTCACCAGCAAGGAACTTTCAagtgctctgtgtgttttaaacagTTCAGCAACCTGGCTGCCCTCAACGGCCACGAGCGGACCCACTCCAAGTTCAAGACCCCCGGGGCGTCCAtggtgagcagcagcagtagcagcagcagcctccacGACTCGGAGCGCGGCAGCGGCAACCAGTCGTCCCAGAGTGACGACGCAGCCTCCTGCTTCTGCCACCTGTGCCAAGTAGCGCTGCCGAACAAGGCTGACTTCCAGGAGCACATCCTGCTGCACAACGCAGCCTCGTCCTCCCTTGGACTGTCCCGCAGCTTCCCAGGCATCATGCCTCACAATCTGAGTGCAGTTCGCTCCCCGGCGTACACCCCCGCCTTGGGGGACCCCCTGCCTCTGCCACCCTTACCCAGTGACAAAAGAGGACCATACGACCCCATAATGGGCCCTCCAGTTAACAATCCCATCTATACTTGTGCTTACTGTGGCGCAGGCCACCCAGATCTAGAGAGCCTGAAGGTCCACTATTTGACCCACGATCCTCACCCTGGCTCCCACGGTCAGGATAGCTCCATCCTCAACTCAGACGGGCTGAGTTCTGGATCCCAGGGCTCGGTGTCGTCTCCCTCCGGAGGTCGGGTGCCCCAGGCCAACTCCCCGGACGACGGAGAGCGCCGCTTTAAGTGCGGAGAGTGTGGCAAAAGCTACCGTCATGCAGGGAGCCTGGTCAACCACAAGCGCTCCCATCAGACGGGCCACTACCAGTGCACCATCTGCTGTAAGCAGTACCCTCACCTGGCAGCGCTGCACAGCCACTTGCGCAGCCACAAGGGGCGACCCTCCAACCAGCCCATTAATAACGACAGCAACGACTGGCTATCTACAGAGCCACTGACTCTGGACTCCCAGCAGAGCTACGTCCAGGAGGGCAGCGGTGCCACCACTCCTATCTCATTGCCAGGCAACCTGGGTGATGCTGCCCACTTTGTGCCAGATGGTGGCCACAGCAGTGGATTGGACTCTCTGGAGTTCCATGACCGCTTTGATGGCAGCTCGCTGTCCCAGAGCAACTCGGCGCACCGCCAGGCTGACAGACACATGTGCGCCGACTGCGGTGAGATGTATGGCGACATATCTGGCATTAAGTCGCACATGTGCCCCCGGCGaggccaacagcagcagcaacaacagcagagcAACATGTCAAACGGCTTCATGGGGAACATGAATTACCACAGCCCCGGTGGAACCTCGCTGCCCTCCGGAGGCTCCAGCACCCTGAAGGAAGGCAGCAGCCAGCGGCAATACTCTCAGAGTGGAGGCAAGAGAATGGGGAACAATGAcaaggatgatgaggatgatggagAGGTGTACCAGTGCTCAGTGTGCGGCAACCACTATGCCAGCCTCAGGGCCCTTCGGAGCCACTTGCGTAGTCATGCCAACAACCCGACAGGGGCAGGACCTTCTAGCCTGGAGCAGGACTGGAGGATGATCTGCTCCACCTGTGGCCAGAGCTTCTCCAGGAAGCAGGACCTGCTGAATCACCAGTTAGTCCATGGTCCTCAGAGGCCGGACGGGCAGTCCCAGGGCATTGTAGGCACCTCGGCCAATGGCAACGACAAGATGGATGGGCGCAACCACATTTGCGTTGATTGTGGCATGTTCTTTGCCGACCGCCACCACCTGATCACTCACCTGTGCCCCGGTAAGAATAGGGCCAGCACGCTGAGCAAGCAGGGCCTGAATGGAGCCAAAGGGATGTCCGGAGGAGATGGTGTCAGTGGTGGGGTTGCCGGGGGAAGCCGCGATGTCGGGGGCGATGGGCGAAGGCCGATGGGTGACCAAAGTGACAGGCCCCACAAGTGCGACCAATGTGGGCGAGGGTACAGACACCCCTGCTCCCTCCTCAACCACAAGAAATCCCATAAGACCGGTGTTTTCCGCTGCCTGGTGTGCCAGAAACGCTACTACAATCTGCTGGCTCTCAAGAATCACCAAAGGACCCATTTTGACTTGAAGAG GCACAAATGTGAAGAGTGTGGCAAGGCCTTCAAGAtccaaaagcagctgatcaaccACCTACGTCTCCACGAGGAGCACCGGGCCAAAGGCCTCGTTCGCACCGGCCCCAACGGTTCCCGCTTCCAGCAGCCTGGGCCGTCCCAAATGCAGAGTATGAGAGGAGAATCTTCCAAGAGCCAGGGAATGGGCGTTAAATACAGCCATCAGGCCTTCAAGAAACCCTATTCCTCAGCCGGAACTTCTAGGCCCCAGAAGTTTGACCCGTCTGAGGGGGGCCGCCGGCCTTTTGCCTGTGATGAATGTGGAAAGACGTACCGCCATGCGGGCAGCCTGGCCAACCACAAGAACCTCCACAAGATCGGGGAGTACCACTGCAATGTTTGCAACTCCACCTACCCCAACCGGCTGGCCATGAAAAACCACCTACGTCTCCACTTCGCCCAGAAGAAGCACAACTGCCAGGAGTGCGGCAAGGGCTTCCGCACTCAGAAGCAGCTAGCTACCCACACTACAGCCGGCCTGTGCAAAGGCCCACAGGGCCCCGGGGCCCAGATGGATTTTGAGTGCGACGGCTGCTGTGAAGGCTTCGCCACGGCCGATGAGCTCGCAGCCCACGATTGCCCAGCCCAgcacctcccttcctcctccgccgcctccgTCAACAGCTCCACCCTCAGCATGGAGAGCCGCGGACCCGTGGACCTGGATTCGGACGAGAGGCCCTACGCCTGTGACCTGTGCAGCTGCGCCTACAAGCACGCCAGCTCCCTGCTGAACCACAAGCACACCCACAAGACGGGGGACTTCCGGTGCAACTTCTGTGACAAGCCCTACACCAACTACATGGCGCTGCGCAACCACATGCGCATCCACACGCAGCGGAAGAAGCACATCTGCCACACGTGTGGGAAAGCCTTCCGTCTGGCCAGGTTCCTCCGCAACCACCAGAAGGTCCATGAGGAGGGCGCCACCCCCTTCGGCTGCCCCAGCTGTGGGAAGAGTTTCCAGGGGAGGTCCGGTCTGGCCAGGCACCGCTGCGGGGACAACCAGGTAGGCATGGAAGGCAGGAGGAAGGCCGCTGCACCCGCAGGAGAGGGCGAAGAGTGTCGGTACAC GTATATGATCTCCAATCCGGCTTCCTTGGGACCATACGCGTGCCGGAATTCGGATTTTTCTGAAGTTTGGACAAATTGA